The window TTTCAATTGGATGGTGTTGTACAATAGGTGAGGTTCCTGTTAGTAAGCTTTTCAATCTTTTCCTATCCGGACTAACCACGGCTGCCCAATGAAGCAAAGTTTTGGAGGCTCCTGAAGCTTTGTCCCACTCATATTTAGCAGCAAGTACTTTAGGCGCTAAAAAGTAGGGATACTTCTCTTGAAGTTTCAATGCTTTTTTTAAATCTGCATTTTCAAGATTATCGGCCTTACTTATTAAGTCTAAAAATCCTTGAGCGTTCACAACGTTTCTTTTTAAGTGTAGATGTTAAATTTAACAAATTTTACCAATTGGCCACAGTGGAAGTGAAAATATCCTGTATGATACCTTCAAAAATAGTTTCTACCAATTCTGATTCAACTTCCAAGAGAGTGGTACTGCTTGGGTCATAGTCCTGAAAATAAGAGAAGGTTTTTTTCGTGTTTTCTTCTTCGTTTTTTGTGTTGACAAATTCTACTTCCACTCGAATGGTAACACGCATTTGACCGGCCCTATCAGGTTGATTCGCGTTGGTACTGGAAACTGTTGCCTGAGGACTGATGGTATAACCCGTAATAGCCCCTGAAAATTGCAGGTCACCATTATTCTGTATCAATTCCAGTTGTGTGTTTCGTTGGAAATAATCCTTTAGGTCTTCCGTAAACAATTGCCCCATATTGGCAGGCCCTCCTCCTGAATCATTGAAGAAATTAGCGACCGAGAAAGTATTCGTAACATTATAATCAAGTGTGGTACCTGTAAAACTGTATTCTACTTTACAGGCTGAAAACAAGACTGTTAAACAAAAAAAGTATAAGCAGATTTTATTGAATGTCATATTGTTTGATCTTCCGATATAATGTCCTTTCTGAAATGCCCAAATCCATCGCTGCATATTTTCTTTTATTATGGTGTTTTTTTAGGGCTTTGGTAATTAATTCCTTTTCCTTTTTCTCCAAAGAAAGTGAATGATCATCTTCCTCGTGTATAATGTCTTCAATGATATCCTCCTGATAATTTTTTCTTCCAATCTCTGCTTCTTCCTTTATTTCTTTTTTTGCTCCTAAAGATTCCAAAACAAGCGGTAGATTTTTGGATGGTGTGTTACTCTCTTCATACTGGTTGGTTGATTCCATATCATCAAAAAGATTTTGATGTTTTTTCATAATGTTTTGGTCCAGTCCTCCAGAATGATAGGATTCTAAAATTAATTTTTTTAAATCTGTCATGTCCTTTTTCATGTCAAAAAGGACTTTGTACAAAATCTCTCGCTCAGAAAAGTCAGAAAATGATTCTTTCTTATCATTTTTCCCTTGAATTGATGCCGGTAAACTGCTTTTTTCCTTAGGTAAATACTTGATTAGCGTTTCTGCATCAACTTCCCTTTCCTGCTCCAATAACGAAATTTGCTCGGCTAAATTTTTCAATTGCCGGATATTTCCAGGAAAAGGAAAGGTTAAAAGTAAATCTCTGGCATCTTGGGAAAGGGTAATGGGTTTTACCAAGTATTTTTCAGAGAAATCGGTAGAAAACTTCCTAAATAGCAAGGCGATATCTTCTCCTCTTTGTCGTAAAGGTGGGACAAAAATGGGAACAGTGTTTAATCTATAATACAAGTCTTCCCTAAATTTCCCTTTTTCTACTGCATTTAATAGGTTGACGTTGGTGGCTGCAATTACACGAACATCCGTCTTTAATACTTTTGAAGAACCAACTTTGATAAACTCACCATTTTCTAACACACGCAATAAGCGGGCTTGGGTGCCTAGAGGCATTTCCCCAATTTCATCCAAGAAAATTGATCCACCGTCTGTGACTTCAAAATAACCTTTTCTTGCCTCGTGAGCACCGGTAAAAGAGCCTTTTTCATGTCCAAATAATTCAGAATCAATCGTTCCTTCCGGTATGGCCCCGCAGTTTATTGCTATGAATTTGCCATGCTTTCGTTTGCTCAGTGCATGAATAATTTTAGAAAAAGATTCTTTACCACTGCCACTTTCACCGGTTACCAATACCGTCATTTCTGTAGGTGCAGCTTGCATGGCTACCTGAATGGCATGATTTAATAATGGACTATTTCCAATTATCCCAAACCTTTGTTTAATACTCAAAATTTCTGAAGCACTGATAGAGATCATGGTTTTGTTATTTATCAATTGATGATTTCTCCAAATAAGGTAGCAGAAGTGCAATCCGTGATTTTCACCTTGACATAGTCGCCAATCCTCAAATCACCTTTTGGAATAATCACCACTTTGTTTGCTGAATTTTTCGCTTTTAACTGTTCTGTTGATCTTTTGGAAATCCCTTCCACCAGTACTTCTTGGATTTGGCCTATCTCTCTTTTATGTCGCACCATTGATAAACTACTTTGTTTATCTATGATCTCTTGCAACCTGCGTTTTTTTACTGTTAATGGAATATCATCAGGATATTTTTTCGCTGCCAAGGTGCCGGGTCGCTCTGAATAATAGAACATATAAGAGAAATCATATTGAACAATGTCCATTATGCTGAGAGTATCTTGATGTTCTTCTTCTGTCTCTGAACAAAAACCTGCGATCATGTCGGAAGATATGCCACAATCCTCACCCAGAATTTCACGGATTTTCTCAACCCTGTTGAGATACCAGTCGCGATCATAGGTCCTATTCATCAATTCCAAGATCCTGCTATTACCACTTTGCACAGGTAAATGAATGTATTTACAAATATTGTCGTATCGCTTCATGGTATACAAAACCTCGTCTGTGATATCCTTGGGATGAGAGGTAGAAAATCTTACCCTAAGTTTTGGGTTAACTTTGGCAACCATTTCCAACAAGTCAGAAAAATGAACGACTTCAGTAATTTCTGCCTCTTTTTTATTGAGCCTGGCTTTATTGTTTTCTTGAGGAGACCACTTGTAACTGTCTACATTCTGCCCCAGAAGGGTAACTTCTTTGTACCCATTGTCAAATAATTCCTGGGCTTCTTTGGTTATCGAATAGGGGTCACGACTCCTTTCTCTGCCTCGGGTAAAAGGGACTACACAAAATGAACACATATTGTCACAGCCCCTCATGATAGAAATAAAGGCACTCACACCGTTTGAGTTGAGGCGAACAGGAGAAATATCGGCATAGGTTTCTTCTCTGGATAAAAAGGTGTTGATCCCTTTTTGCCCTTCTTCGACTTGCCCAACCAGATTGGGTAAATCACGGTAAGCATCCGGCCCTACCACCATGTCAACCAACTTCTCTTCCTCTAATAGCTTTTCTTTCAATCGCTCTGCCATGCATCCCAATACCCCAATTTTCAATTCAGGATTGGCACCTTTGATTTGGTTAAATTGACTTAACCTTTTGCGGACAGTCTGTTCTGCCTTGTCCCTTATGGAGCAGGTATTTAGAAATATGACATCTGCATTTTTATAATCTGAAGTTGTATCAAATCCTGTTTCTTTCATGATAGAGGCGACAATCTCACTATCTGAAAAATTCATTTGACAACCATAGCTTTCGATGTACAACCGCCTCGATTTACCTGTATTTTCTTCAGCTGTTACCTTAAAATCACAGGTTTTTGCCTCCTCCCCACTGATGATATCGATATCTTTAATAATATTTTCCATGGACTAACTATAATTTCAGATCGCAAATTTAATAAAATACCGACATATTGACAGTAGTTCACTTTATTATTCTGACATTATCTCGCAAAAGGCTGCGATAATTAAAAAAATTGAAAGCAATCAAATTTTTATTGAATGGTTTTATAAGTTTCACTTTAGTAATTAATCAGTTATGCAGGGTTATAGATAAAATCTATTATTACATAGAAACAATCAATTTTTACTATAATATTATTCTACCTACCTTTATTTCATCGAATCAATAACGTAGACCATTAATAAAAGATTTGCATCATGGCAGAAGAAAACAAGCACAACAAACTTACGACAGCTTCAGGTAGAATCTATGTCGAAAACGAAAATTCAAAAACAGTTGGTCCCAGGGGACCGATTCTATTAGAAGATTATATACTCCACGAGAAGATGGCTCACTTTAATAGGGAGAGAATTCCGGAAAGAGTAGTTCATGCCAAAGGTTCGGGTGCATTTGGAACCTTTACTGTAACCAATGATATATCAGCCTATACCAAGGCAAAAGTTTTCAATAAAATAGGTAAAAAGACCAAAGTATTTCTTAGGTTCTCTACAGTTGGAGGAGAAAAGGGATCTCCGGATACGGAAAGAGATCCAAGGGGATTTGCAGTAAAATTTTATACCGAGGATGGCAATTGGGATCTTGTGGGAAACAATACTCCGGTTTTTTTCATAAAAGACCCTAAAAAGTTTTCAGATTTTATTCATACCCAAAAAAGAGATCCCTATACCAATTGCAAATCGCCTACCATGATGTGGGATTATTGGTCTTTGACTCCAGAATCCTTGCATCAAGTTTTAATTTTAATGAGTGATCGTGGGACTCCCGTAGGTTATAGACATATGAATGGCTATGGTTCACATACTTTTTCAATGATCAATGCAAAGAATGAAAAAACATATGTAAAGTATCACTTTAAAACCGCCCAAGGAATCAAGAACTTAACGGATGAAGAGGCGGCTCAGATGAAAGCCAAAGATTTGGATTTCTCACAAAGAGACCTTGTGGAATCCATTGATAAAGGAGACTTCCCAAAATGGAACATGAAGATTCAGGTAATGACACCTGAACAAGCTAAAAAGGTTGATTTTAATCCTTTTGACTTGACCAAGGTGTGGCCACATTCGGAATTTCCTTTAATCGATGTAGGTGTATTGGAGTTAAATCAAAACCCGGATAATTATTTTCAAGATGTAGAGCAATCAGCTTTTGCTCCTGCCCATCTGGTAGACGGTCTAGGTTACAGCCCGGATAAGATGCTTCAAGGAAGATTACTATCTTACCCTGACGCCCACAGGTACAGATTAGGAGGTAATTATGAACAAATTCCTGTGAATAGATGTCCGTATGCCGTAAACAATTACCAAAGAGATGGTGTGATGAGTGTGAATGGCAACGGTGGAAGGAAGCCCAATTACTGGCCAAATAGTTTTGATGAGGTTGAGGTGGACAAAACTTATCAGGAACCTTCAGAACAACTTGAGGAAAATATTGCTGATTGGTACGATAGAAATAGTAAATTAGGAGGTAACGATCATTATTCCCAGCCTAGGGCTTTGTTTAGAGATGTTATGAGTAAAGAAGAGCAAGACAATACCATAAAAAATACAATAGGGGCAATGAGTGGTGTTTCAGGGCCGAAAAGAGATCTAATTATAAACCGACAGCTTTGTCACTGGTTCAGAATGGATGAAGAATTTGGAGCAAGGGTAGCCAAAGGCTTAGGTGTAGATTTAAATGCTGTAATGAGTGCATCTTCAGGCTCACATTAAAGATTTGGTATAATAATTGATATTTATATTACCGGTGAACGGAATATTGATTTTTATTTCAGGAGTGGATCGTTCGTCCACTCCTTTTTTTAGTTAAATACACAACATTGGCACAGAACTTAGGTAAAAAGATTTTTAAAATTGTAGGATGGATTCTGCTTGGTCTAGGTCTATTCGTGCTCTTTATACTTTTATTTGTTCGCAGCCCTTTTGGTCAAGACATCATCGTAAGCAAGGCAACCAAGTACCTATCTGAAAAAACCAACAGCAAAATAAGCATTGATAAATTATACCTGACATTTCGTGGTAATCTTTATGTAGAAGGGTTGTATTTGGAAGAACCAAATGGAGATACGCTTGTGTATAGTCATAAACTTGAAACAGGAATCGAGTTGTTACCATACCTTTCAAACAATAAAATCAATGTTTCCAGATTAGAATGGGAGGGACTTAAAGCCAATATTGAAAGAGATAGTACCGGCACCTTTAATTTTGATTACCTGATGGATGCTTTTGTAAGCGAAGATAGTAATGCTGATACTACAGCAGTTGATACCTTGTCTTCGACTGAAAACAGTTACCCGGAAGTTAATATTGGTCCTGTATATTTAGAAGATTGGAACCTACAATATACTGATAAATTTATGGGTTTAGCCGGTTCGCTTAATCTCGGTAAACTATCCCTGGCTATTAATGGCATGGACCTGAATAGAATGGAGTTTAATGTCACTGAAATACTATGGGAAAATTCAGCCCTTTCTTACCAACAATTCAAACCTTTGCCTGCTAGTGAAGATTCCTCTGAAAGTGAAATGCCTATGCCGCTGCTAGTTTTGGATAAACTATCTTTAAAAAACATTAAGGCCGACTATCATTCGTTGCCCGATGGAATGAAAGTTCAGGCCAATTTAGGTGACTTTTTACTTGAAATGCCAGAAGCCAATCTTGATAAGCAACGGGTCTTGATTAAGCGATTGACTCTTCAGGATTCACGCATTGATTACCAAAGTGAACCAATTGTGGAGGAAAATAAAATTGATGAAAATGAAGATACCGTTACCCCATTTGTCTGGCCGGAATGGGAGGTGGAGCTTTCATCTATTGATTTATCCAATAATCAAATGAATTACTGGACAAAAGGAGGGGATGGTCAAACCGGCGAATTTAATCCAGAGGATATTGGTGTAGAGGATTTTAATTTTCAGGCTAATAATCTCTATTATAGGCCTGAAAAAGCGGGTTTCTCTTTAGTAAAATTTGACTTTACAGAACGTTCCGGTTTTGAACTTAAAAATCTTAAAACGCAATTTTCTTTAAACGATTCTTCTTTGCAAATAAATGAGTTATCTGTTTATACAGGGCATAGTGGTTTGGAAGGGGATTTGGACCTCAATTTCCCAAGTCTGGTTGCTGTTATGGATAGTCCTGAAACTGCAACCATGGCATTGGCCATTCAAAATATAAAGGTAGGGGTACAAGATGCTTATTACTTTTCACCTTCACTAAAAAATAATACCTATCTCAAGACTTTTGAAAGGAAAAGCTTTCAGGCCTCCTTATTTGCTGAAGGGAATTTGGACAAAATAAGCTTGAATAAGATGGCCGCCAAATGGGGGGACAATACGCGTATCCAACTTGAAGGTACCCTTTCTGATCCATTGGATTTCGATCAGGTATCTTGGGATTTGGAAAAGTTTAACTTTGTATCCACTGCGACAGACTTGAACCATTTTACACCTGAAGATAGTCTGGGTATCAAGTTTCCCAAAAACTTAGACCTTTCCATCTCCTCATCAGGTTCGATTGATGATTTTAATGTAGAAGCTATGCTAAATGCATACAAAGCTACAGTAGCTTTGGACGCAGAACTGTTCACGGAGCAAGGAGCCTATAATTTTGACCTAAATGCGATCATATCCTCGGTACCACTTGGGAAAGTAATGGATGATACGCTTACCTATGGAAAGCTAGACATGGAACTGGCTGCTCAAGGCAAGGTGGGTTCGCTTGACAGTCTAGGCCTCAGCATGGAGAGTAAGCTGATTAATTTGGTTTACAATGGACACAATTATAAGGGTTTGGAATTGAGCAGTGAGATTGATGATGGAGTAGGCCAATTCAAAGTAATTCATAAAGATGAGATGCTTGATATGGAATTATTAGCCAATTTGTCTTTGACACCCTCCAAATACAAGGTAGAAATGGATTTGGAACTGAACGGAGCAGACTTGTATGGACTCAATTTTAGTGCTAAAAAATTAAGAACCCAATTTTCTTTACATGCAGCTTTTGATGGTACCCCGGAAAATTTTGACCTTCAGTCACGCTTAACAAATGGTACTATTGTTCTAGATGATCAAGCTTATCCAATAGGAGGGATGGATCTAGCACTGCGTGTATTGCCTGATTCTACAGACTTTTCGATACAAAGTAATGTGCTAAACGGATTTTTACAGTCCAATGTAAGCCCGGGAGAGACCTATGAAGGCGTGTCAAGACATTTTAACGGGTATTTTCTAGACAGTGCCTCTCTTTCTTATAATGAGGTTTCTAGGCCGGTCAATTTGGCCATGAACTTTACCATTCCTTCTACCCTATTATTACAACGCGTGATATTACCGGGTTTAGATGAAATGGAAGAAGGGTCGATTAAAATGACTTTCGATGAAAGGAAATCGAAATTGGATGGGCGCATTAACTTTCCATACCTTTCCTATTCCGGCGCTATTTTGGATAGTTTAGACTTAAATGTACTAAGTGATTCTTCCAATTTTGATTTTGATTTTGGAGTGATGGCCTTGACTTATGGGCGTTTGGCCATTGGACCGACTTATTTTTCCGGGGAAGTATTGGAAAATCAATTATATGTCAATTTTAATGCCTTACATGATGAGGATGTTTTAGCAAATATTGACTTTGATTTGGGTTTTGGTAAGGATTCTTTGCGCTTACATATTAATCCCGAACGCCTGATTTTTAATAAATTGAAATGGGAAGTAGCGGAAAACAACGCTTTTACAATTGCGGAGAAAGAAGTGTTATTTAAAGATTTTGAATTTTCAAGAGAAAAGCAACTTGTGTCATTTGAAAATGAACCGGGTGATAATTCATTTGATCTAACCTTCAATGATTTCAGGTTAAGAACCTTCACCAGTTTGCTAAATCCTGAGGAAATTTTAGCTGCAGGTATAGTCAATGGGGCTGTAAAAGTTGAAAATCCCTTTGGGGCCACCGGT of the Cyclobacterium marinum DSM 745 genome contains:
- a CDS encoding translocation/assembly module TamB domain-containing protein codes for the protein MAQNLGKKIFKIVGWILLGLGLFVLFILLFVRSPFGQDIIVSKATKYLSEKTNSKISIDKLYLTFRGNLYVEGLYLEEPNGDTLVYSHKLETGIELLPYLSNNKINVSRLEWEGLKANIERDSTGTFNFDYLMDAFVSEDSNADTTAVDTLSSTENSYPEVNIGPVYLEDWNLQYTDKFMGLAGSLNLGKLSLAINGMDLNRMEFNVTEILWENSALSYQQFKPLPASEDSSESEMPMPLLVLDKLSLKNIKADYHSLPDGMKVQANLGDFLLEMPEANLDKQRVLIKRLTLQDSRIDYQSEPIVEENKIDENEDTVTPFVWPEWEVELSSIDLSNNQMNYWTKGGDGQTGEFNPEDIGVEDFNFQANNLYYRPEKAGFSLVKFDFTERSGFELKNLKTQFSLNDSSLQINELSVYTGHSGLEGDLDLNFPSLVAVMDSPETATMALAIQNIKVGVQDAYYFSPSLKNNTYLKTFERKSFQASLFAEGNLDKISLNKMAAKWGDNTRIQLEGTLSDPLDFDQVSWDLEKFNFVSTATDLNHFTPEDSLGIKFPKNLDLSISSSGSIDDFNVEAMLNAYKATVALDAELFTEQGAYNFDLNAIISSVPLGKVMDDTLTYGKLDMELAAQGKVGSLDSLGLSMESKLINLVYNGHNYKGLELSSEIDDGVGQFKVIHKDEMLDMELLANLSLTPSKYKVEMDLELNGADLYGLNFSAKKLRTQFSLHAAFDGTPENFDLQSRLTNGTIVLDDQAYPIGGMDLALRVLPDSTDFSIQSNVLNGFLQSNVSPGETYEGVSRHFNGYFLDSASLSYNEVSRPVNLAMNFTIPSTLLLQRVILPGLDEMEEGSIKMTFDERKSKLDGRINFPYLSYSGAILDSLDLNVLSDSSNFDFDFGVMALTYGRLAIGPTYFSGEVLENQLYVNFNALHDEDVLANIDFDLGFGKDSLRLHINPERLIFNKLKWEVAENNAFTIAEKEVLFKDFEFSREKQLVSFENEPGDNSFDLTFNDFRLRTFTSLLNPEEILAAGIVNGAVKVENPFGATGLQADLTVQDMALLKVPLGNLTLEASGDDQKNYDFKLMIKDKGVDLDLTGGFVADPLGAKLNLALDLNKFELDMLDGLTAGAVSDGNGFVSGKFKVEGSSSEPIYSGNIAFNESEFTVATLNARFAIDKDEIRVDNQGVYLDQLTIKDDQDNNFVLDGDIITENDFTNPQFDLSLTADNFKVLNSTQEDNDLFYGDALIGADVTIKGDLNLPIIDAEISVDKGTNLSVVIPESQLDVVERQGVVTFVNRENPEDILTKRLEETSNSGFTGYKVDMLLNVSSEAVFNLVIDERSGDNLMVEGAADLQLNMDPNGRVTLTGIYELSKGHYELSLYNLVSKRFEIQQGSTISWAGDPMDANMDITAIYSVKTSASDLMTATASGGSRETMSKYRQEFTFIVYLNIDGQLLQPQISFTMDMPEDERGALGGAVYAQVKQLNNQEGELNRQVFSLLVLNSFFPSGDSSGSGGTTAMARSSVSQLLSGQLNTFTNNLVGDTGLELDVGLDSFEDYQGDSPQSRTQLNVNASKRFLDDRLIVQVGSQIDIEGSSSTSAGNSLLGNVSVEYLITENGRYRARGFRKNQFESFIDGQLVVTGLSLIFNREFNKFEDLWRGIDSRRKEQENQAEEESDEK
- a CDS encoding catalase, with the protein product MAEENKHNKLTTASGRIYVENENSKTVGPRGPILLEDYILHEKMAHFNRERIPERVVHAKGSGAFGTFTVTNDISAYTKAKVFNKIGKKTKVFLRFSTVGGEKGSPDTERDPRGFAVKFYTEDGNWDLVGNNTPVFFIKDPKKFSDFIHTQKRDPYTNCKSPTMMWDYWSLTPESLHQVLILMSDRGTPVGYRHMNGYGSHTFSMINAKNEKTYVKYHFKTAQGIKNLTDEEAAQMKAKDLDFSQRDLVESIDKGDFPKWNMKIQVMTPEQAKKVDFNPFDLTKVWPHSEFPLIDVGVLELNQNPDNYFQDVEQSAFAPAHLVDGLGYSPDKMLQGRLLSYPDAHRYRLGGNYEQIPVNRCPYAVNNYQRDGVMSVNGNGGRKPNYWPNSFDEVEVDKTYQEPSEQLEENIADWYDRNSKLGGNDHYSQPRALFRDVMSKEEQDNTIKNTIGAMSGVSGPKRDLIINRQLCHWFRMDEEFGARVAKGLGVDLNAVMSASSGSH
- a CDS encoding LptE family protein, which encodes MTFNKICLYFFCLTVLFSACKVEYSFTGTTLDYNVTNTFSVANFFNDSGGGPANMGQLFTEDLKDYFQRNTQLELIQNNGDLQFSGAITGYTISPQATVSSTNANQPDRAGQMRVTIRVEVEFVNTKNEEENTKKTFSYFQDYDPSSTTLLEVESELVETIFEGIIQDIFTSTVANW
- a CDS encoding sigma-54 interaction domain-containing protein, whose product is MISISASEILSIKQRFGIIGNSPLLNHAIQVAMQAAPTEMTVLVTGESGSGKESFSKIIHALSKRKHGKFIAINCGAIPEGTIDSELFGHEKGSFTGAHEARKGYFEVTDGGSIFLDEIGEMPLGTQARLLRVLENGEFIKVGSSKVLKTDVRVIAATNVNLLNAVEKGKFREDLYYRLNTVPIFVPPLRQRGEDIALLFRKFSTDFSEKYLVKPITLSQDARDLLLTFPFPGNIRQLKNLAEQISLLEQEREVDAETLIKYLPKEKSSLPASIQGKNDKKESFSDFSEREILYKVLFDMKKDMTDLKKLILESYHSGGLDQNIMKKHQNLFDDMESTNQYEESNTPSKNLPLVLESLGAKKEIKEEAEIGRKNYQEDIIEDIIHEEDDHSLSLEKKEKELITKALKKHHNKRKYAAMDLGISERTLYRKIKQYDIQ
- the miaB gene encoding tRNA (N6-isopentenyl adenosine(37)-C2)-methylthiotransferase MiaB; protein product: MENIIKDIDIISGEEAKTCDFKVTAEENTGKSRRLYIESYGCQMNFSDSEIVASIMKETGFDTTSDYKNADVIFLNTCSIRDKAEQTVRKRLSQFNQIKGANPELKIGVLGCMAERLKEKLLEEEKLVDMVVGPDAYRDLPNLVGQVEEGQKGINTFLSREETYADISPVRLNSNGVSAFISIMRGCDNMCSFCVVPFTRGRERSRDPYSITKEAQELFDNGYKEVTLLGQNVDSYKWSPQENNKARLNKKEAEITEVVHFSDLLEMVAKVNPKLRVRFSTSHPKDITDEVLYTMKRYDNICKYIHLPVQSGNSRILELMNRTYDRDWYLNRVEKIREILGEDCGISSDMIAGFCSETEEEHQDTLSIMDIVQYDFSYMFYYSERPGTLAAKKYPDDIPLTVKKRRLQEIIDKQSSLSMVRHKREIGQIQEVLVEGISKRSTEQLKAKNSANKVVIIPKGDLRIGDYVKVKITDCTSATLFGEIIN